The DNA window CCTCATCGTCCAGAGCGACAAGTCCCTCCTGCTCGAGGTCGACCATCCCGCCGCCCAGACCGCCCGCATCGCGATCGCGGCCTTCGCGGAGCTCGAGCGCGCCCCGGAGCACGTGCACACCTACCGGATCACCGATCTGGGGCTGTGGAACGCGCGCGCGGCCGGCTACGACGCCGAATCGGTGGTCGCCGCGCTCGTGGACCATTCCCGCTACCCCGTGCCCCATGCGCTGCTCATCGACGTCGCCGACACCATGGACCGCTACGGGCGGCTCCAGCTGCTGGCCGATCCCGTCCACGGCCTGGTGCTGCACGCCCTGGACCGACCGGTGCTCGAGGAGGTCTCCCGCGCCAAGCGCATCCAGGGCATGCTCGGGGCCCGGATCGACGAGTCCACCGTGGTGGTGCACCCCTCCGAGCGCGGCGCCCTCAAGCAGGCGCTGCTGAAGCTGGGCTGGCCGGCCGAGGACCACGCCGGCTACGTCGACGGCGAGGCGCACGCCATCACCCTCGCCGAGGACGGCTGGTCGCTGCGGCCGTACCAGCAGGAGGCGGTGGACGGCTTCCGCCACGGCGGCAGCGGCGTGGTGGTGCTGCCCTGCGGCGCAGGCAAGACGATCGTGGGCGCCGGCGCGATGGCGGCCATGCAGCGCACCACGCTGATCCTGGTCACCTCCACGGTCTCGGCCCGGCAGTGGAAGCAGGAGCTGCTGCGCCGCACCACCCTCACCGAGGAGGAGATCGGCGAGTACTCCGGCGCCTCGAAGGAGGTGCGTCCGGTGACGATCGCGACCTATCAGGTGCTCACCATGAAGCGGAAGGGCGTCCACCCGCATCTGGAGCTGATGAGCGCCCGCGACTGGGGCCTGATCATCTACGACGAGGTGCACCTGCTGCCCGCCCCCGTCTTCCGCATGACCGCGGATCTGCAGGCCCGTCGGCGCCTGGGCCTGACCGCGACGCTGGTGCGCGAGGACGGCCGCGAGGGCGAGGTCTTCTCCCTCATCGGCCCCAAGCGCTACGACGCCCCCTGGAAGGACATCGAGGCGCAGGGCTACATCGCCCCCGCGATCTGCACCGAGGTGCGGGTCGCGATGCCCGCCTCGGACCGCATGACCTACGCGATGGCGGAGGCTGCGGACCGGCCGCGGCTGGGCGCCGCCCACCCGGCGAAGATCGACGTGGTGGAGCGGATCCCGGCCCGTCATCCCGGGGAGCCGATGCTGGTCATCGGCCAGTACATCGATCAGCTCGAGGAGATCGCAGAGCGCCTCGGCGCGGATCTCATCACGGGCCAGACCCCGGTGCGGCGTCGGCAGGAG is part of the Brachybacterium ginsengisoli genome and encodes:
- a CDS encoding DNA repair helicase XPB, whose product is MTDGPLIVQSDKSLLLEVDHPAAQTARIAIAAFAELERAPEHVHTYRITDLGLWNARAAGYDAESVVAALVDHSRYPVPHALLIDVADTMDRYGRLQLLADPVHGLVLHALDRPVLEEVSRAKRIQGMLGARIDESTVVVHPSERGALKQALLKLGWPAEDHAGYVDGEAHAITLAEDGWSLRPYQQEAVDGFRHGGSGVVVLPCGAGKTIVGAGAMAAMQRTTLILVTSTVSARQWKQELLRRTTLTEEEIGEYSGASKEVRPVTIATYQVLTMKRKGVHPHLELMSARDWGLIIYDEVHLLPAPVFRMTADLQARRRLGLTATLVREDGREGEVFSLIGPKRYDAPWKDIEAQGYIAPAICTEVRVAMPASDRMTYAMAEAADRPRLGAAHPAKIDVVERIPARHPGEPMLVIGQYIDQLEEIAERLGADLITGQTPVRRRQELFDAFREGRIDRLVVSKVANFSIDLPEASVAVQVSGAFGSRQEEAQRLGRLLRPKADGRSAHFYTVVMRDTADQDYAAHRQRFLAEQGYAYSIVDSEELDPAADSR